Proteins from a genomic interval of Sporolactobacillus sp. Y61:
- a CDS encoding hydroxymethylglutaryl-CoA synthase: MEIGIDKMGFYTPHMYVDMNKLAVARNDEPEKYTIGIGQEKMAVPPITQDAVTLAANAAMEILDEADKEKIDLVIFATESGVDHSKAAAIYAHHLLRLNPRARAIEVKEACYGATAGIQLAKGHISLHPDRKVLVLGSDISRYGLHTPGEVTQGAGAVAILMSANPRVMVLGKESAYHTEDIMDFWRPLYSKTALVQGKYSVEKYNSFFKTVWEDYKKKTGLTLKDFAAICFHLPYTKQGLKALRLVIDEGTAADKERLLAHFEVSKQYNKIVGNIYTGALYLSLLSLLELNTDIEDGARIGLYSYGSGAVGEFFSGILQPNYREYLHVRHHRKMLSERNEVSVQEYEDLFNQELPADGSDIDLPVENDPAPVLLSGIKDHMRMYINKDQS; encoded by the coding sequence TTGGAAATTGGAATAGATAAAATGGGTTTTTATACACCACATATGTATGTGGATATGAATAAATTAGCAGTTGCCAGAAATGATGAACCTGAGAAATACACGATTGGGATCGGCCAGGAAAAAATGGCCGTTCCGCCGATTACCCAGGATGCTGTCACTTTGGCTGCAAATGCCGCAATGGAAATTTTAGATGAAGCGGATAAGGAAAAAATAGATTTAGTTATTTTTGCGACGGAATCAGGCGTCGACCACTCCAAAGCCGCCGCTATTTATGCCCATCATTTGCTGCGCCTGAATCCCAGAGCACGTGCTATTGAGGTAAAAGAAGCCTGCTACGGGGCAACTGCCGGAATTCAGTTGGCAAAAGGGCACATCAGCCTGCATCCGGACCGGAAAGTTTTAGTACTCGGCTCGGATATTTCAAGATACGGCCTCCATACACCGGGAGAAGTGACCCAGGGAGCCGGTGCTGTTGCGATTTTGATGAGTGCTAATCCTCGGGTGATGGTCCTTGGAAAGGAAAGTGCCTATCACACGGAAGACATCATGGATTTTTGGCGGCCGCTGTACTCTAAAACAGCTCTTGTGCAAGGAAAGTATTCTGTTGAAAAATATAACAGTTTTTTCAAAACGGTGTGGGAAGATTATAAGAAAAAAACAGGGCTTACATTAAAGGATTTTGCGGCCATTTGCTTCCATCTTCCTTATACAAAACAAGGTTTGAAAGCTTTAAGGTTAGTGATTGATGAGGGGACTGCGGCAGATAAAGAACGGCTCCTGGCCCATTTTGAAGTCAGCAAACAGTATAATAAAATTGTCGGAAACATTTATACAGGCGCGCTGTACTTAAGCCTGCTTTCTTTACTTGAATTAAATACCGATATTGAAGACGGAGCGCGGATCGGATTATACAGCTACGGTTCAGGGGCTGTCGGGGAGTTCTTTTCCGGGATTCTTCAGCCAAACTATCGCGAATATTTACACGTCCGCCATCATAGGAAGATGTTGTCAGAACGCAATGAGGTTAGTGTACAAGAATACGAAGACTTGTTTAATCAAGAACTGCCTGCTG